The nucleotide sequence AAGTCTAGTATTTGCCGATATTCTGAATTATCAAATAAAGATAGCATTGCGGGCGTCCTTGTTTAACATAGGACGTCCGATTTACGTTTATTTACAAGGAGATTATTATGGTACATACTTTTAAAATGTTTGACAAATATATAGCTCTTGATGTTAACAGCGGTTGTGTTCACGATATGGACAAACTTTCTTATGATATAATTAATTTTTTGAATGTGAAGAATTTTGCTCCAACTTCTTCAGAAGCAAAGTTTAAGCTGATTGACGACTTGAAATATGATTACGACCGCGGTGAAATCAGTGACGCACTTGCAGATATTGCTGAATTATATGAAAACGGTATGCTGTGGGCAAAGGACGATTTTGAAATCGCTTCAAATCTAAAAGAAAATGCACCGGTAAAAGCGATGTGTCTTCATGTCAGCCATGACTGTAATTTAAGATGCAAATATTGTTTTGCCGACGAGGGTAAATATCACACTGAAAAACGTGAACTTATGACTGCAGAGACCGGAAAACGCGCTATGGATTATTTGGTTGAGCATTCCGGGCACCGGAGGAATTTGGAAGTTGATTTTTTTGGCGGAGAGCCTTTAATGAACTTTGAGGTTGTAAAAGAAGTTGTGGAATATGCCAGGGAATTGGAGAAAAAGCATAACAAGGTTTTTCGTTTTACAGTAACAACTAACGGAATACTTCTTGATGAGAAAAAACTTGAATATATTAATGAAAATATGTCAAACATAGTACTCAGTATTGACGGAAGAAAAGAAGTAAATGACCGAATGAGATACCGGGCTGACGGAAGCGGTTCATATGATAAAATAGTTCCTATTTTTCAGAAAGTTGCTGAAAGCAGAAACCAGGATAATTATTATGTCAGAGGAACTTTTACCAGAGAAAACCTGGATTTTTCAAAAGACGTAATTCATTTAGCTGACTTGGGCTTTAAGCAGATTTCTATAGAACCTGTTGTTTGCGGCGAAGAGACTGATTATTCTTTAAGAGAAGAAGATTTGCCGAAAATCTTTAATGAGTATGAAAGTTTAGTAAAAGAATATGTAAAGAGAATAAAGGAAGGAAATGGATTTAACTTTTTCCACTTTATGATTGACCTTGAAGAAGGCCCTTGTATTATAAAGAGGCTGTCAGGCTGTGGCTGCGGCTGTGAATACCTAGCTGTGGCGCCGAACGGAGATGTTTATCCCTGTCATCAGTTTGTTGGCAGCGAGGAATATAAGATGGGAAGTCTCTACGATTCCAACGGGCTAAATAAAGAACTGCGTTCGACTTTTGAAAAATGCAATGTTTATACAAAACCTGACTGTGACAGTTGTTTTGCTAAATTTTTCTGCAGCGGAGGATGTATTGCTAACGCTTGTTTGATTAACGGTGATATGAATAAGCCTCATAAATTAAGCTGTGAAATGATGAAAAAGAGAGTTGAATGCAGTTTATATGCTAAGGCGGCACTGGCGGATTGATATTAAAATAAATTTGAGAATGAGGTGAATGGGTGTGTCAGGTCAAAATGAAAATATAAACAATAATCTAAAGAATATACAGGAAGAAGAACATTTGATTACGTTTCAGGATATTGTTAAGGATAAAGAAATAAAGACATATCTTGAAATGGGAGATAAATATCTAGGAACTTTAGGATACACAAACCATTCACTGCTTCACGCTCAAAGAGTAGCGAAGATTGCGCATATGATACTTATATCGTTGAACTATGACAGGCGCACAGCTGAACTTGCGCGTATAGCAGGATATATACACGATATAGGAAATGTAATAAACCGTGCTGACCATGCTCAGTCAAGCGCTATGATGGCGTTTAATATTCTCACCAGAATGGGAACGGCGCCGCTTGAGATAGCAAAAGTTATAGGAGCTATAGGAAATCATGACGAGGGTACGGGGATACCTGTTAACTCATTGGCTTCAGCATTAATAATAGCTGATAAAACCGATGTTAGGCGCAGCCGTGTAAAAACAAGAGATAATAAAGATTTTGATATCCACGACAGAGTTAACTATGCGGCGGTCGTGTCAGAAGTTTCAGTTGAGAGCAGAAGTAAAAATTCAGTTGAAACCAAGGTTATAAAAATGGATTTAACCATCGATACAGATATTTGCTCAGTAACCGATTATTTTGAAATATTTTTGGCGCGTATGATAATGTGCCGACGTGCGGCAGAACGTTTGGGAGCTAAATTTGAACTTAATGTTAATGGAACAAAATTAACTTAATTCTGTTGAAATTTTGAAAATTAATAAGCTTTATTTAAAATCAGCGGCTAAACCGCTGATTTTTTATTTGTTATAAATCTGTTTCGTTATATAAAATTTTATTAACAATTTTATATTTTCTCTTGACTAAATCATAATCTAAGGCTATAATAGTCCGGTATGCTAATGTTGCTATGTTTATACATAGGTTTTGTGTTTGTATTTTGTTTGCATACATTATATTGTTGTCCGGCGAGGGGTGATTATATGTTGGGGAGTAAGAAAAATATCGCTTCTGCATCAGCAGTTGTTGCGGTATTTATTTTGTTGTCCGCATTGTTTTCATTTCTGAGCCAGGCTTTAATTGTTGAAAAATCTAAAACTGAGCGTATTGTTTCCATTTCCGATTGTGCTGATTTCGGTATATCTATGAGTGCGCCTCCTGATATGGAAAGCCATCCCGGAAACAGTGATACGTTTATTATATCCGGTAATGTTATTGATAGAAATTTAAGAACAGATTCATATTTTGGAACGTTTTATAATGAACAGTCTATAGCCCAAAGATGGGTAGACGGTGAAATAGCTTGTATGATAAGTGAGCGAACATCGTTTAATGTTGGAAGCGTTGTAATGATTTGTTAAGGACTTTTATAGTTTTATAAAATCGAAAAATAATTAAAATATATATGAGCAAAACTCAAATTTAAGGAGGAGAAGAAATTGTCCAGAAGTTTAGTGAAATTTGCGGCTATAATTTTGGTTATCGCGGCACTTTTCTATGTTGGATTGTATGGTCTTGATTTTACCGAGAAATATAGAATTCCCGGTATAATGGACAGTGATGGAATCACTCAGGGCCTGGATTTAAAAGGCGGTACTGTTATAGTGTTTAAGGCGGATACAGACGAGCCGTCTGAAGAGGATATGGATAACGTTGTTAATCTGCTGAGAAAACGTCTTGATTTTCAGGGTTATACTGAAGCCAGCGTTACTATGCAGGGTTCAAACAAGGTAAGAGTTGAGCTTCCTGATGTTCAGGATTCAGACAAAGCGGTTGAAACTCTCGGAGCAACGGCTCAGCTTGAGTTTAAAGACGCTGACGGAAATCTGATTATGACAGGCGGTGAGGTTAAAGACGCTAAGTCGGAATATGGTCAGACAGAGCAGGGAATATCAAAGAGTTCATATTATATTAGTATGACATTTACAGATGAAGGTCAAAGTAAGTTCTCAGCTGCTACGAAGACAGCAGCGGCTGCGGCATCATCAGGTAAGAACTTCATTTCAATAGAAATGGATGGAAACATTTTGACAGCGCCTCAGGTTAAGCAGCAGATTGACAGTGAGACATGTATTATCACAGGCCAGTTTACTGCTGAGGAAGCAAAAGCTCTCGCAGCTAATATTAAGTCAGGTCAGCTTCCTTTCTCATTGAAGACAGACGAGGTTAAGGTTGTAAGCGCTACATTGGGTGAAGAAGCTTTATCAAAGGCAATTACAGCGGGTATTATTGGTTTGATACTTGTTCTTTTGTTTATGCTTATTGTATACCGTATCATGGGTCTTATGGCGGATATTGCTTTACTGTTTTATCTTTCAATTGTACTTATTTTGCTTGCAAACTTCCACGTAAATCTTACGCTGCCCGGTATAGCGGGTATTATACTTGCGATAGGTATGGCTGTTGACGCAAATGTCGTTATTTTCGAGCGTGTAAAAGAGGAATTAAAGCTTGGAAAGACAGTAAGAAGTTCTGTTGAGTCAGGATTTAACAGAGCATTGTCAGCAGTTATAGATTCAAATGTAACAACTATCATTTCTGCTGTTATTTTGTGGTGGCTTGGAACGGGAACAATTAAGGGATTTGGTATGACATTGCTTATGGGTGTTATCGTATCAATGTTCTCGGCTATATTTGTAACTAAGTTCCTGCTCAAACAGATGATAGGAATGAATGTTAGAAATAACTGGCTCTATGGTGTTAGTAAAAAGAAAACCGGGTCAGAAAGTGTGAAAGGAGGAGAAGCGTAATGTTTGATATATTAAAGAAAAAATGGATATTCTTTGGTATTGCTATTGTTTTAAGTTTAATTAGTATTGTTTCTCTGATTTTCCAAGGATTTAATCTTGATACGGATTTTTCAGGCGGTATAGCATTAACATATGAAATAAACGGAGAATTCACTACCGGAGATATAACATCATTGGTAAATGACGCAATTGAAGGCAAAAAGGCATCTTCTATTCAGAAAGCCGGTTCAGATGTTATTGTTAAAGTTGGATATGATAAGAATATGACAGATGATGAAAGAGCAGAGTTTTCCGCATCTGTTAAGGAAAGTCTTACTACCGCTTTAGAAGGTAGATTCGGAGCCCCGGTTGTTGATAATGAAAATCAGAATACAGAGGCAGCCGCTGAGGCAACAGCAGCTCCGGAAACAACAGCTGCACCGGATGTGGCCGCAGCTGCAGAAGCTACAGCGCTTCCATCAGCTACTCCGGATTCTTTGGAAGCAACATCAAGAGGAACATTAACCTCAGGAGTTAGACTTAAGAGTCTTGATGATATTTCTCCTTCTTCGGGTCAGGAATTGGCGCGCAGCGCTATGTGGATGGCATTGCTTGCTTGTGCAGGCATACTGATTTATGTAACCATCAGATTTGAGTTTACATCAGGATGTGTTGCTATAATCGCATTAGTTCACGATGTATTGATTTTGCTCGGTGTTTATTCATTGTTCAGAATATCAGTAAATATTAACTTTATTGCGGCGGTGCTGACTGTTCTTGGTTACTCAATTAATAATACTATAGTAATCATGGACAGAATCCGTGAGAATACACGTCATTCCAGAAAAGAAACATATGGCGAAATTGCTAATAACAGTATTTGGCAGACAATGACTCGTTCTATCAATACTACTATAACAACATTGCTTACCATTGGTATGGTTTATATAATCGGTGTTTCGGCTATCAAAGCTTTCGCTCTTCCGATTATTATCGGTATTGTTGTTGGTTTCTTCTCTTCAGTATTTGTTACCGGTCCGCTTTGGGCTACATGGAGAGATTCTGCTGTTAAGGCTAAAAAAGCTAATTCTGCTTCGAAAGCCGGAGCTAAGAAATCTAAGTAATATTTGTTTTATTATAACTGCATCGCAATTTAACTGCGATGCAGTTTTTTTGTAAAGTTTAAATAATTAAAGTAAGTTTGTTTCGGAAACTTGTTTTTGGAACCTACTGGAAAATAAATCGTCTAAATAATATTAACTTTTATAAAAGGAGTGAAGCAGTAATGTTTAGTTGCAGAAATTTAAATAATGGGATTTTAATAAAGTGTTCAGTATTTATAATTGGTTTGATTATAATATCATGCGTTTTATTCACAAAAGTATACGCAGCCAACGGTGATATAAAAGATACTATATACACAACTGATATTCTCACACAGGTGGATGGTAAAAATATACAAAGCTATTCGATAGACGGGGAGACCCTTATAGCACTTGAGGATTTAGAAAATTACGGTTATACGGTCTATTATAATGATAATATACGGTCGGTGTTTATCACTAAAACCGGAACTGTCAATCCGGATTATAATCCCAGCATTGAGCGCGGAAAGGTTGGGGGAACAGCGGGATACACATATGAGACAGATATAAACGCCTATATTAACGGCAAGTTGATACAAGCTTATGCAATAGACGGGAAAATGGTTGCTAAGGTGGAAGAGATGGGAACCAGTGAAAACCTTAGTGAGGATGTTAATACAAAATATCAAATGAGCTATACATATGATGACTCAAAAAGATTGCTTTCACTGTTTACCTCGCTTAAGAATTCAGTTTCATATGAAGAAGCTGTTTCTCATTATTTGAGCAAAACATTGGCGTGGGAGGAACATTACACTGAAAATATTCACAATGAAAACAACTGGCTGATTGAGAAAGGTATTGGCGGACTGCCTCACGGCGGATACTATAACACTATGAATCTTATATATAAATCAGGTCTTATAGTCGACCTTGAATCTGTAGTAAATTCATACTATCTAAGCAACGATATTGAGTACACCTTTAGTCCTGACGGTTCAAAATTGTTTTTTATTAATCAGGTTGATGGGGTAAATGAATATAAGCAGATTGATTTGACTACATTGATGATTTCTCCGTCAAACAGCGATGAATATTTGAGCGCTAGATATTTAGCTGGAATTTCTGATTTTACCGCTGATGTGAATGGGGTCAAAATACCTGTTTATTCTATCGGAGGAAATGACGCGGTCAAATTTACTGATTTGGAATTCTGCGGATATGATATGGGCCTTGATGAAAAATCCAGATATGGATTTGCCGTGTATAACAGTGATAAAAAATTAAATCAGGACAAGATAAAAAGTGCAAGTATAAGCGGCAATGCTAAATATTTGAAAGCGATGAGCAGTAATCAAAGCGATTTTTTAATTTATATTAATAACAAAAGTATGATACCGTATAATGTTGATGGTGAATATTATATTTTAATATCTGATATCAATGATTCTCCGCACTTCACATCTTATGATTATCAAATAAACAACACCGAAATGAATTATAATTTAGATGATTATAAAATTGAACTAAAATATATACCTTCGGCTTATGATGATATGAAAATAATGTGGGACGATTATTTTTATGGTTCGGAGCTGGGAAACTGTGTAGCCGAATATGAGTATAAAGGAAATAAGATTTATGCTTATCTTTATGAGTATGAATATACAGGTTCCGGCACACCGGAGAAGAGGTACAGTTATAGATTGATTGAATTTACACATGACAATATAATTGTGGAATTAACTCAAATTTTAAATTCTTATATTTATGAAAATATAGATAAGGAATATTTAAATGTAAATAACTATGATAAGTTAACTTATTATTTTGACTTTGATTCTGTCAATGGTATTTTAACTATTAAAATGTCAGATGGAAGCAAATATAACTTAGATTTAAATACATATTTAATTGCGAAATAATAATAGGAGTAAATGCTATGAACATTTGTGTTTTTGGTTCCGCTAAGGAATTTAATTCCTCAATAATGGCAGAGGCAAGGAAGCTTGGAAGATTAATAGGAAGCATGGGATACGGATTGACATATGGCGGATTCGGTGAAGGGCTTTTGTCAGAAGTAGCCAAAGGCGTGAAGGAATATGGAGGGTATATCACAGCTGTTGCACCTCAAACGCCAAGACTTAATAATCCATTGTTTCAGGAAATCGATGAATTGATTTTGTCTGATGATAAAAGAAAACGTAAAGAACTGCAGGAGAAAAATTCCGATATGTTTGTTGTTCTACCTACAGGAATAGGGGTATTGGATGAATTGTTTGAAATACTTGTTTTGAAAAGCTACGGCGAACTAAAACAAAGAATTGTTATTGTAAATATTAAAAATATGTATGATAATCTTAAAGTTTTGCTGCAGGATATGGACGCTATAGAATATTGTGATTTTGTAGATTCCGTTGACAGAATATTTATGAATGACAAATCGCAGATGATTAATTAATTATATTATGTGTTAAATAATACTTATCTTTATCTTTTTATGTTCAAGAATGTAGTTTTTAATTTAAAAACTTCATATTTTTTAAATTAAAAAAGTCTGAATTTGTGAAATAAAATGTTCAATTTTGCAAATTATAAAGAGCCATAACTTTTGTTATGGCTCTTATTTTCTATTCAGTTTCTATCCATTCAGTAACCAGTTCAGTAAAGAAATGGCCGTCCAAATGGTCAATTTCATGGCAGAAAGCACGGGCGACTAAATCCTCGCCTGTATACTCATACACAGCTCCGTTTCTATCGGTAGCTCTGATTTTTACTATTTTGGGCCTTGTTACTAAGCCGTATCTGCCCGGATAGCTTAAACACCCCTCGGCGTCTGTCTGTTCGCCTTCCGTATATATAATTTCAGGATTGATAAGCTCTAACACAGTATCCCCTGTATCAACAACGGCAACTCTTTTTAGAACACCAACCTGCGGTGCGGCTAAACCGACTCCATTTGCGGCTTTTAAGGTTTCCGTCATGTCGTCTAAAAGACAAATTATTCTGTCGTTTATTTCTTTTACCTCACGGCATTTTTTGGTAAGTATTTCATCACCTAGTTTAACTATGTTTCTTATTGCCATATTATTTTCCTCCGTTTTAACTCATATTAATTGGATTGATATCAATAATCATAGTAGTGTTTTTGTTTTTTTGAATATGGGTATTATTGATTTCATGGAGAATATCCAGAGATAAATCAGCGTCCCTGACCTTAATTAATATTCTGTATCTGTAATCCCCTTTAATTCTCTGAATAGGCGCAGGCATAGGATGAGCCAGTTTAATTATATTATTGTGGTTGTCATCGGAATTTTTAACAAATTCAAAAACAGAACTGATTTCAGATTTTACAATATCTTCTGTTTTTCCCTGAACCAATATACTTATTATGTCACAAAACGGCGGATAATTCAAGCGTTTTCTGAATTTTATTTCATTTTCATAAAAACCAATATAGTCATGAGTTTTAGCAAACTCAATTGTAGAATTCTTTGGTTGGTATGTCTGCACGACTGCCCGGCCAGGAATATCCCCCCTGCCGGCACGCCCGCAAACTTGTGTGAGAAGTGAAAAAGTCCTTTCATTTGCTCTGAAGTCATCAACTCCAAGAGAGGAGTCTGCGGCAAGTACTCCAACAAGGGTGACGTCAGAAAAATCTAATCCTTTTGTTACCATCTGTGTGCCAAGCAAAATATCTGCTTCTCCATTTTTAAATTTATTTAATATCGCTTCATGACTTCCTTTAGTTGAAGTGGTGTCACGGTCCATTCTTAAAATTTTTGCCTCCGGGAAAAGCCGCTTCAGTTCGTCTTCAATTTTTTGGGTTCCAGTGCCAAAAAATTTAATATGCTTTGAGCCGCATTCAGGACATACGGAAACATTCCTGATAGAATATCCGCAGTAGTGACAAACTAAACTGTCGCTGTTCATATGATAGGTAAGAGGAATACTGCAGTTTTTGCATTCCATTACATATCCGCACTGTCTGCATGAAACAAAGGTGTTATAACCGCGTCTGTTCAGAAAAAGTATAGTCTTTTCATTTTTTTCAAGATTTTTACGAATTTCAAACTCCAGTCTATTGCTTATCGGAGACATATTATGGTAATTAAATATTTCACTTCTCATATCAACAATTTCAACAGACGGCAGGGAGTTGTCATTATATCTGTTATTCATTTCAAACAGCTTGTAATCTCCAAGTGTTTTTGCATGATAAAAACTATCGACAGAAGGGGTAGCGGAAGCCAAAATCAAAGGAGCTCCGTTTGCCGAAGCTCTGTATTCAGCAACCTCCCGTGCATGGTATCTCGGATTGATTTCAGATTTATAGCTGTTTTCATGTTCCTCATCAAGAATTATCATTCCGATATTTTCAAGAGGAGCAAATATTGCGCTTCTAGCGCCGACAACAACGTCTACTTCATTATTTTTTATTTTGTTCCATTGGTCAAATCTTTCTCCATACGATAATCCACTGTGTATTACAGCGACTCGTTTCCCGAAACGGCTGACGAATCTTTCAACCATTTGAGGAGTCAAAGAGATTTCAGGCACAAGCATTATTGCTCTTTTTCCATCTTCAATACATTTTCGTATTGTTTGAAGGAAAATTTCTGTTTTGCCGCTTCCAGTGACGCCTCTGATAAGTATCTTTTCGTGTTTGTTCTCGTCCAGAAGATTATCTATATAATCTATTATAGGTTTTTGTTCATCAGTGGGTTCGTATTCATTTGTTACAATATAATCAGACTCGTCATATACTTCACGTACCTTCTTTTCACTGTATATTTCAACAAACCCTTTTTCGGTTAATGCGGCGAGAGAGCTGTAGTTCCCGTCAGACAATGCTATTATCTCCGAAGTCGTCAGTTTTTCACTGTCTGCTAAAGCTAAAAGCATATTGCCTTGAACATGAGCATGTTTCTTAAAAAGCTCATCAGCGGCCGCATAAGCTTCATCAGACGATATTTTAAGCTTGACTATTCTTATTGTAAGCTCTCTGATTGAATCGCTTATTTTTTCAGATATAGATATAACTTTTTTGTCTGCCAAAGAATTAAGAGAACGGTGATAAGCGGGGGAAGAAACAAGTTCACCAAGGTGGTCATATTCCATAATCCCGTCATTTTGAGTTAGTATATCAACTATTTTCTTTTGAAATTCTGAAATACCGGCT is from Monoglobus pectinilyticus and encodes:
- a CDS encoding HD domain-containing protein translates to MGDKYLGTLGYTNHSLLHAQRVAKIAHMILISLNYDRRTAELARIAGYIHDIGNVINRADHAQSSAMMAFNILTRMGTAPLEIAKVIGAIGNHDEGTGIPVNSLASALIIADKTDVRRSRVKTRDNKDFDIHDRVNYAAVVSEVSVESRSKNSVETKVIKMDLTIDTDICSVTDYFEIFLARMIMCRRAAERLGAKFELNVNGTKLT
- the secF gene encoding protein translocase subunit SecF, which codes for MFDILKKKWIFFGIAIVLSLISIVSLIFQGFNLDTDFSGGIALTYEINGEFTTGDITSLVNDAIEGKKASSIQKAGSDVIVKVGYDKNMTDDERAEFSASVKESLTTALEGRFGAPVVDNENQNTEAAAEATAAPETTAAPDVAAAAEATALPSATPDSLEATSRGTLTSGVRLKSLDDISPSSGQELARSAMWMALLACAGILIYVTIRFEFTSGCVAIIALVHDVLILLGVYSLFRISVNINFIAAVLTVLGYSINNTIVIMDRIRENTRHSRKETYGEIANNSIWQTMTRSINTTITTLLTIGMVYIIGVSAIKAFALPIIIGIVVGFFSSVFVTGPLWATWRDSAVKAKKANSASKAGAKKSK
- the secD gene encoding protein translocase subunit SecD, which translates into the protein MSRSLVKFAAIILVIAALFYVGLYGLDFTEKYRIPGIMDSDGITQGLDLKGGTVIVFKADTDEPSEEDMDNVVNLLRKRLDFQGYTEASVTMQGSNKVRVELPDVQDSDKAVETLGATAQLEFKDADGNLIMTGGEVKDAKSEYGQTEQGISKSSYYISMTFTDEGQSKFSAATKTAAAAASSGKNFISIEMDGNILTAPQVKQQIDSETCIITGQFTAEEAKALAANIKSGQLPFSLKTDEVKVVSATLGEEALSKAITAGIIGLILVLLFMLIVYRIMGLMADIALLFYLSIVLILLANFHVNLTLPGIAGIILAIGMAVDANVVIFERVKEELKLGKTVRSSVESGFNRALSAVIDSNVTTIISAVILWWLGTGTIKGFGMTLLMGVIVSMFSAIFVTKFLLKQMIGMNVRNNWLYGVSKKKTGSESVKGGEA
- the priA gene encoding primosomal protein N' encodes the protein MIVQVALISPKHIIDRSFDYIVPKELEDAVKVGIRVLVPFGLYNNSVEGLIVGISQSSQFTRLKRIKSVVDTKPVCSKELLSLCVWMQNRYLCPFYSAFKLIVPPKMKTVIRRWVSLQNADTAGISEFQKKIVDILTQNDGIMEYDHLGELVSSPAYHRSLNSLADKKVISISEKISDSIRELTIRIVKLKISSDEAYAAADELFKKHAHVQGNMLLALADSEKLTTSEIIALSDGNYSSLAALTEKGFVEIYSEKKVREVYDESDYIVTNEYEPTDEQKPIIDYIDNLLDENKHEKILIRGVTGSGKTEIFLQTIRKCIEDGKRAIMLVPEISLTPQMVERFVSRFGKRVAVIHSGLSYGERFDQWNKIKNNEVDVVVGARSAIFAPLENIGMIILDEEHENSYKSEINPRYHAREVAEYRASANGAPLILASATPSVDSFYHAKTLGDYKLFEMNNRYNDNSLPSVEIVDMRSEIFNYHNMSPISNRLEFEIRKNLEKNEKTILFLNRRGYNTFVSCRQCGYVMECKNCSIPLTYHMNSDSLVCHYCGYSIRNVSVCPECGSKHIKFFGTGTQKIEDELKRLFPEAKILRMDRDTTSTKGSHEAILNKFKNGEADILLGTQMVTKGLDFSDVTLVGVLAADSSLGVDDFRANERTFSLLTQVCGRAGRGDIPGRAVVQTYQPKNSTIEFAKTHDYIGFYENEIKFRKRLNYPPFCDIISILVQGKTEDIVKSEISSVFEFVKNSDDNHNNIIKLAHPMPAPIQRIKGDYRYRILIKVRDADLSLDILHEINNTHIQKNKNTTMIIDINPINMS
- the def gene encoding peptide deformylase, which translates into the protein MAIRNIVKLGDEILTKKCREVKEINDRIICLLDDMTETLKAANGVGLAAPQVGVLKRVAVVDTGDTVLELINPEIIYTEGEQTDAEGCLSYPGRYGLVTRPKIVKIRATDRNGAVYEYTGEDLVARAFCHEIDHLDGHFFTELVTEWIETE
- a CDS encoding LOG family protein; translated protein: MNICVFGSAKEFNSSIMAEARKLGRLIGSMGYGLTYGGFGEGLLSEVAKGVKEYGGYITAVAPQTPRLNNPLFQEIDELILSDDKRKRKELQEKNSDMFVVLPTGIGVLDELFEILVLKSYGELKQRIVIVNIKNMYDNLKVLLQDMDAIEYCDFVDSVDRIFMNDKSQMIN
- the scfB gene encoding thioether cross-link-forming SCIFF peptide maturase: MVHTFKMFDKYIALDVNSGCVHDMDKLSYDIINFLNVKNFAPTSSEAKFKLIDDLKYDYDRGEISDALADIAELYENGMLWAKDDFEIASNLKENAPVKAMCLHVSHDCNLRCKYCFADEGKYHTEKRELMTAETGKRAMDYLVEHSGHRRNLEVDFFGGEPLMNFEVVKEVVEYARELEKKHNKVFRFTVTTNGILLDEKKLEYINENMSNIVLSIDGRKEVNDRMRYRADGSGSYDKIVPIFQKVAESRNQDNYYVRGTFTRENLDFSKDVIHLADLGFKQISIEPVVCGEETDYSLREEDLPKIFNEYESLVKEYVKRIKEGNGFNFFHFMIDLEEGPCIIKRLSGCGCGCEYLAVAPNGDVYPCHQFVGSEEYKMGSLYDSNGLNKELRSTFEKCNVYTKPDCDSCFAKFFCSGGCIANACLINGDMNKPHKLSCEMMKKRVECSLYAKAALAD